Within the Zea mays cultivar B73 chromosome 10, Zm-B73-REFERENCE-NAM-5.0, whole genome shotgun sequence genome, the region gattttccaaaagaatttgcaaaaacaaaacaagtggtgcaaatgtggtccaaaatgttaaatatcaaatcaaacttatatacttagaaatgctttcatgtcaaaataacttatgcacatctgtcaaaatgcaaactagttacgttTCTAcaatttatatttgctttggtttgtgttggcatcaaccaccaaaaagggggagattgaaagggaaatagtctcaacatttcctataattgattttggtgtttgatgaccatcacaaaccttgtggactaaccagtttgcctagctGATCATTTCAcacgtgcataagttcatctacaactattctaagtcgactgtccggtcggtgaaaaaccgaaaaacccgaaggtgacaggttcggtacaatgaattatagcgtcctcgcagaccgtccggggtgcacgaccggaccatccgcgactgcctttatctgacatctgacgacgcattaaatgtaaaatagtcgttgatatagccgttactgctgaccgttgcgttttcagccgttgatgtgcaggggcggactgtccggaccaggggcgcggaccgtccgcggttggcagaattggagcaacgactaggaagtggttggtggctataaatactaccccaaccacctccattcacttgaaccaagcattccaatcctctgcattcaatacaagagctagcaatccattcaaagacacaatcaaagcttccaatctctccaagttccacaattaagacaagtgatcattagtgattagtgacttgagagagacagtgatctgtgtgttatttgtcgctcttgtcgcttgacttttgcaatcgtgctttcttcttcccattcttattctcaagacacttgtaatcaaagcaagagacaccaagttgtggtggtccttgtgaggggtctaagtgacccgtttgattaaggagaaagctcactcggtctaagtgaccgtttgagagagggatagggttgaaaaagacccggtctttatgaccacctcaatggggagtaggtctgtaagaaccgaatctcggtaaaacaaatcactgtgtcatctgttttatttgcttgtgatttgttttcaccctctctttcggactcgactttatttctaacgctaaccccagcttgtagttgtgcttaaagtttataaatttcagatttgcctaatcacccccctctagccgactTTCAATATTCAAATGAATAATGGTAaatttagacatatatataaGACACATACTTACTTGATGAATTCATTAATTGCCTAAAACAAACGAATTTTTAATTTGGGAATTTCTTATTAGAATCCGTTTTTTACTTTCTAATTGAGCTAAGACCGAGATGTCTTGACCTAGATGCCATCTCAAAAACtagtttttttattttccttttaatTTTTCTTTCTTTAGGAAATCAAGAAATCCCTCGACCGACTATACTAAGTATACGAAAGATTATCCCTTGGCAACAGGCGATTATATGTACGCGAGATCCGTTTACAAATGTATGCTGTTGCAACTTGCATGCAACATGCACAATTATATGGATCATCTAAACTGCCTGTAAAAAGAGCAGGAACCATTAGAACTAAAGTTCTGCCATGCTTGCAAGTGGACGCGTGTTCAGCATGTTCTTCCCAACCCCTGCTACCTTTTCCTTTGATCAAGCAAGTGGATAACATCACATACTTATATTCAATAATTTTTGTGTGAGTCGCTTCAAATTAAAGCCAACTGTTCGGACTACTgtagctgcaatccatagagacaaaacattatagaaacagTATAAGTCGTTTTGATTAAAGTCAAACGAACAACTAAACAGAAAAAGTATTTCAGTTGACAAAAGTGTCATGCATGGCAACATGATGACCACGTATATACTAATATAGATGAAAAACAACAAACAAAACAAGGCCAAGCCTAGAATCTTACAATTCCCCCAGATGTTATCCATATATTGATCTGAACTATTTTGAAATAGCGCATTCTTTAAACTAGGCAAAAAGTCAAATCATCATCAGTCATGTTAGTTTTtaattgcaacatgaatactgctaGTGGTTTAACAAACATAATAGGAAACATAAAGTTATCTAGTCCAGTTGTATAGAAAAATAGGCTCCTCCCAATATAATAATGGATATGCAGGTGCATGCATGTAGGCGACTAAATTAATTTTAGTCCATATGAGAACATAACACAAGTTAAAGTGGAAGTGAAATATTTGTTTGAGTACTTTTTGTACACAACCTACCGCCGACAGCAAACATGAGAATGCTCCAACATTTTCTGCGCTACTAGCATTATACGCCCGTGCATTACAGTGAAAATAAATTAACATCCGACTATTTTAGTACGGCGCTGATATCATGTTTCAAGGGAGATAGATAGCTTATATACTTTGTGCTATTAAAAATGATCTTAACCATTCATGGTTATCGTATCATAATTTCAGTGTGCTAAACAAAAATCGCAGTATATTTTTTTAGGATAGTAAACAAGGTATAATTTCGTTGGCATTTCCACAAATGTTAGTTTATTGTGAATTGTTTGGAACATGTATTATTGACCATTTTATCAGTTCACCACGTATTGTTTTTAATCCACTTGAGTGTCTTTTGAGTTCAACAGAACGGTCATGATATTAAGCATTAACAGCCACATGAATTAAGCCGATAACTCAATAATTTAGGTGTTTAACCAAAAAAACACATTCCATAATCAAATCTTATGGTATTATTTCATCCTTCACCTCATATTATTGTCTGCGTAGAGCATGACTGAAAATAAGACCCTTCATGGTTACATTCTTCTAATTAGGCCAAAGCCAAAACTTAAATTTTGGACCAATATCATTATATGACTAATTTATTGAATTCCAGAGCCATATGAGCATTTCCTCAttgttcccctttccttctctcttcCCCTGTCTTAATTTAATTATTGCAAGGGCTACCTGAATAGCAACCGTCAAAGAATGACGAGGTAGGACACACCAGCAACAGCTCTCATCTTGTGTGATTTATTGGAGATCTGTGGAGGCAACAACAGACTCACATACCTACCCAACCCCAACAGCACAGACTCCAAAGAGTAACAATAATGGACTTAACTACAACCAACAACATGACAGGCAAAAACATGCGTATATTGCCTGAAGGTTGCAATATATTTCTCAAAAATATTGATTGTAATTATGTTACAATGCCCGAATTAGTGTCAACAATAGGTCATCCACAAATATCACACAGCAGAGCATGCAACTACTATGAATCAAGGGAATTCTTAGTATGACAAATAAAAGTAGCAGCAGCTTATATAGCTATCTGTTTACATTAATTAATTGGCAAATTCAAATACCAAGTGGAATTTTTGTATAGGTTTATTTAAGGTTTCAATGCATATCTATAGGCAAACATTATGCAGCATGAACAAAACTGTAACCACAGCAATTCATCTAAAGCTGAAGCATGCAACATGGTAAAAGACCATTCCCTGAAACAAAGTGGTAGTACTTGTCTGAATTCTCCAACATATATACACAGAGAGAACTACCTTGGAAATTAACTGGTGAATCCAGTTTCAGCAGACAACAGAAACATTTCATTTACAGCTGCCTGCAATGAATtcttgatttttttaaaaaaaaatctcaAGGTCGCAAGAACAGACGATAAAACATGTTGTTGTTTAATTGCCGACCCATCTAGTTTCTTAACAGAGGACTGAAACTGAAAGGTTGCAGGTCCAACCAAGAAAACTCTACAAATTCATAGTATAAAAAAACTAAAATACTGAaacactggatgaaagaatgatcTATATGCAAGACTAAAAGAAATGATTATTGAATTAAAGAATAGTTGGTAGATAGGGAGCACTTCACTGAATGGTCGCAGGTTCTCATGTGTGTGTATTATATGAATACCCCACAGCAGAAACAATTAAAGTTATTTATGGCACTGTCAAAGACTAAGGACATACTAAAAATGAATGGAAGCACATACATGAGAAACAAACAAGAATTACAGGGAACAATACTTTCAAATTATTAGTGGAGCGAGATAGAGGAGAAGGGGCGAGGATTATTAGTCGAGTAGGGCGATTAGCTAGGACAGGGACGATATTAGTCATAAATAGTTCACCTTCTCACTCAGCATATTCCACTACAACTTTACGAAATAAACTTTTGCATCAAGAGTGCTATGTAAATGCATGACCCTGCAAAATAAATCAAAAAATAATTATTTTCCTTCCCGCCAAAAATATAAAGTTCAATAGTTGCTTGATGCTTAAATCAGAGTCTACGAGATAAAGGTTTAAAAGCAGTCTACCGGGCTGCTTCACAAGTACTAAAATACAGCACACAACAGTTTCATGAAGCATTGCATTGCAAGGTCTTTAAGTCCTATACTAGTTTAGATGTAAATACAACTTTGTCATAAACTTCATGGCGGCAGAGGAAGTCCGAGCGGTAACCATGTAGAAATCGCTCATGTTGATGCTTCACTATCAAGACGAATCCTCTTGGTACCAACCTCGTCGCTAGCCGGCACCCTATTCTCCTTCGCttccacagaacatctcttgtatgGTTTGAAGCCTGTTCGGCGCAATTTCAGCTTCAGGGGCGACAGTTCATTGGGAAAGGAAGCCCTTGGCTCACCAATTGTGTCGAGGTCATGATCAATGCTTGTGGTACTCTTGTTGAGGTCAACTGCCACTGTGGTGACTtcatcttcctcctccttgcCAACTTCCTTCGAGCCTTCTGCTTGTGGGGGAGAAAAGCTTTGCGGAAGCTTTTCTCTACTGAACAGCGCATGGAAAGCCAGACGACCCTGCCAACAAAAAAAGTGAATTAGAAAGGCAGTGCGGCATGCTCAAAGGTTTGGGCAGAGTGAATTGGCATAGTGTTGGTAGATTACAACCTCTTCGGAAACTTCCTTCCATGAATCACTCGTGCTTCCACTGCTTCTAAATCTGCGGTGGTTAGTGTCACCAGCTGAAGAGTTGCTGCAGGAGGCTTGCTTCGCCTTCTCATTACCATTGCCCTCTTTCTCAGGGACATTGTCCACATCTACATCACTACTTGAAGGTGTGTTAGAACCGCATGAAGAGCGGTCCTGCTTTTTCTTATTCATGAATGCATCAGTCGTGTCAGCTCCTGCGGCAGACGTGGCATCAGCATTCTGGACAGGAGATATCTTTAACTCTGTGTGGACAGACACCTCGCCTTTTCCACTCCCATCATACTCTGAAGAAGCGGCAACTCTGAAACCTTCAAACTGTCCCTGTTTTCGAGCTTCTTGGCATTCCTTCTGTGCATTTTCAGCTGGGCAATCTCTATCTTTCTCTGAAGGTCGTGGAACATCAACTGTGGGGAAGGCAGCACTGGGAGCTGGCACAAATGAAAAAGCCATGGGTGGGGCGAAGAAAGGGAGAAGACCTTGTGTTGCCCACCATGCAGATGCTGCAGCAACTGTAGCTGCTACAATAGAAGCCATGCTTGGAGGAGACCCTATGCTCCTTCCTTGAACACCATCTGCAAGATTTTCTTGATTCGGATCAATCGGAGTGTTACCTTCAGCTGCTGGCCAGTATGATGCTGCGAGCCTGGCAGCTGCATGGATGGCAGGGTTTGACAACAACGTGGAAACAAGCATGCTGGAGAAGGTGGATGACATGTTGACCAATGATCTGTGGGTATCTTGGTTGCAGTTGCACTGCATCATTGGAGCAAAGGCAGCATAATTATGAGGAAAAGGCTGTGGTGTGGCACTGCTATCAAATTTtggatctgcaggaaacattggATGGATGGATGGGTTCATGCTTCCATTGATTCCCACTTGATCACTTGTTAGAACAGAATGAGTTTCTTCAGTTGCAGTGACCGGAATGCTAGTTGTCCCAGTTCTCTCCGCTAGGGAGTGTGAAGCTCTTGCGGTTTGTTTGTCCACATATGTTGTCTCCACAGACTCTGGCTTTAGCTTCATTTGTTGCATTGAGATGTCCAAATATCCCTCATGAGAGTGTTCACATTTAGAGCTGATTTGGGTACCATTAAGCCTTTCCATCTCCTGATCATTGATTTCCTTTACATCCTCTTGCATGTTGGGGTTAAGAGAACTATTTTCCATAATGGTCATATCTCGGATTTTTGTTTTACTTGCCTCAATCGGTGCACCATGATTTGAAGAGCTTTTGTTAACTGAAGAAAATGATGGAGATGGGGCATCACGGAAGAGATTAAGAACTTCCGAGCAACTTTCTTTTCCAGACAACTCCTTCCTTTGAAATTTCTGGATGCAAATGAGTTTACAATTAAAGGAAATTAAAGATACTTATACAGAGGATAACATGTATTCCTAGGAAAGCAAAATACCAGGGAAAATTACCTGAAGAGATGCATCACCTGCCATTAGTACATTCTCATTGCTCAAGGGCATATTTGGTTTTGTTGACTTGTCACTTGGAAGTTCTTTGGTTGGTGTCTCAGAGCTGAGACCACTTTTTCGAGGATATGGACTGTTAGCCTTTCTTTTAGGCCGTGGTGGCGGTATGTCAATGTCATGGGCTTGCCCCGGAGAAGTACCATTGTTAATAGCTTCCTTTTCCAACTGCAATTTCCTATTTTGTTAGGTACAGGCATTGAATATAAAACTACATGATTGAAGGGAATAATTAAGGACTTCAAACTGTTGTCAGTGACTGGATTTTGTTAGTCTCTAAATATATTTAACCTTACAAGATAACAAAATAAGTCAGCTTATAGATTCCAACCAATCAGAAACCAGTAGGATAGCACATTTCTTTCTAGTTTGCACCAATTATGACTGAACATAGTGCTGCTTA harbors:
- the LOC100192868 gene encoding LHY protein isoform X3 — protein: MEVNSSGEETVIKVRKPYTITKQRERWTEAEHKRFLEALKLYGRAWQRIEEHVGTKTAVQIRSHAQKFFTKLEKEAINNGTSPGQAHDIDIPPPRPKRKANSPYPRKSGLSSETPTKELPSDKSTKPNMPLSNENVLMAGDASLQKFQRKELSGKESCSEVLNLFRDAPSPSFSSVNKSSSNHGAPIEASKTKIRDMTIMENSSLNPNMQEDVKEINDQEMERLNGTQISSKCEHSHEGYLDISMQQMKLKPESVETTYVDKQTARASHSLAERTGTTSIPVTATEETHSVLTSDQVGINGSMNPSIHPMFPADPKFDSSATPQPFPHNYAAFAPMMQCNCNQDTHRSLVNMSSTFSSMLVSTLLSNPAIHAAARLAASYWPAAEGNTPIDPNQENLADGVQGRSIGSPPSMASIVAATVAAASAWWATQGLLPFFAPPMAFSFVPAPSAAFPTVDVPRPSEKDRDCPAENAQKECQEARKQGQFEGFRVAASSEYDGSGKGEVSVHTELKISPVQNADATSAAGADTTDAFMNKKKQDRSSCGSNTPSSSDVDVDNVPEKEGNGNEKAKQASCSNSSAGDTNHRRFRSSGSTSDSWKEVSEEGRLAFHALFSREKLPQSFSPPQAEGSKEVGKEEEDEVTTVAVDLNKSTTSIDHDLDTIGSCIYIALLMQKFIS
- the LOC100192868 gene encoding LHY protein isoform X1, which produces MEVNSSGEETVIKVRKPYTITKQRERWTEAEHKRFLEALKLYGRAWQRIEEHVGTKTAVQIRSHAQKFFTKLEKEAINNGTSPGQAHDIDIPPPRPKRKANSPYPRKSGLSSETPTKELPSDKSTKPNMPLSNENVLMAGDASLQKFQRKELSGKESCSEVLNLFRDAPSPSFSSVNKSSSNHGAPIEASKTKIRDMTIMENSSLNPNMQEDVKEINDQEMERLNGTQISSKCEHSHEGYLDISMQQMKLKPESVETTYVDKQTARASHSLAERTGTTSIPVTATEETHSVLTSDQVGINGSMNPSIHPMFPADPKFDSSATPQPFPHNYAAFAPMMQCNCNQDTHRSLVNMSSTFSSMLVSTLLSNPAIHAAARLAASYWPAAEGNTPIDPNQENLADGVQGRSIGSPPSMASIVAATVAAASAWWATQGLLPFFAPPMAFSFVPAPSAAFPTVDVPRPSEKDRDCPAENAQKECQEARKQGQFEGFRVAASSEYDGSGKGEVSVHTELKISPVQNADATSAAGADTTDAFMNKKKQDRSSCGSNTPSSSDVDVDNVPEKEGNGNEKAKQASCSNSSAGDTNHRRFRSSGSTSDSWKEVSEEGRLAFHALFSREKLPQSFSPPQAEGSKEVGKEEEDEVTTVAVDLNKSTTSIDHDLDTIGEPRASFPNELSPLKLKLRRTGFKPYKRCSVEAKENRVPASDEVGTKRIRLDSEAST
- the LOC100192868 gene encoding LHY protein isoform X2, giving the protein MEVNSSGEETVIKVRKPYTITKQRERWTEAEHKRFLEALKLYGRAWQRIEEHVGTKTAVQIRSHAQKFFTKLEKEAINNGTSPGQAHDIDIPPPRPKRKANSPYPRKSGLSSETPTKELPSDKSTKPNMPLSNENVLMAGDASLQKFQRKELSGKESCSEVLNLFRDAPSPSFSSVNKSSSNHGAPIEASKTKIRDMTIMENSSLNPNMQEDVKEINDQEMERLNGTQISSKCEHSHEGYLDISMQQMKLKPESVETTYVDKQTARASHSLAERTGTTSIPVTATEETHSVLTSDQVGINGSMNPSIHPMFPADPKFDSSATPQPFPHNYAAFAPMMQCNCNQDTHRSLVNMSSTFSSMLVSTLLSNPAIHAAARLAASYWPAAEGNTPIDPNQENLADGVQGRSIGSPPSMASIVAATVAAASAWWATQGLLPFFAPPMAFSFVPAPSAAFPTVDVPRPSEKDRDCPAENAQKECQEARKQGQFEGFRVAASSEYDGSGKGEVSVHTELKISPVQNADATSAAGADTTDAFMNKKKQDRSSCGSNTPSSSDVDVDNVPEKEGNGNEKAKQASCSNSSAGDTNHRRFRSSGSTSDSWKEVSEEGRLAFHALFSREKLPQSFSPPQAEGSKEVGKEEEDEVTTVAVDLNKSTTSIDHDLDTIGFKPYKRCSVEAKENRVPASDEVGTKRIRLDSEAST
- the LOC100192868 gene encoding LHY protein isoform X4; its protein translation is MPLSNENVLMAGDASLQKFQRKELSGKESCSEVLNLFRDAPSPSFSSVNKSSSNHGAPIEASKTKIRDMTIMENSSLNPNMQEDVKEINDQEMERLNGTQISSKCEHSHEGYLDISMQQMKLKPESVETTYVDKQTARASHSLAERTGTTSIPVTATEETHSVLTSDQVGINGSMNPSIHPMFPADPKFDSSATPQPFPHNYAAFAPMMQCNCNQDTHRSLVNMSSTFSSMLVSTLLSNPAIHAAARLAASYWPAAEGNTPIDPNQENLADGVQGRSIGSPPSMASIVAATVAAASAWWATQGLLPFFAPPMAFSFVPAPSAAFPTVDVPRPSEKDRDCPAENAQKECQEARKQGQFEGFRVAASSEYDGSGKGEVSVHTELKISPVQNADATSAAGADTTDAFMNKKKQDRSSCGSNTPSSSDVDVDNVPEKEGNGNEKAKQASCSNSSAGDTNHRRFRSSGSTSDSWKEVSEEGRLAFHALFSREKLPQSFSPPQAEGSKEVGKEEEDEVTTVAVDLNKSTTSIDHDLDTIGEPRASFPNELSPLKLKLRRTGFKPYKRCSVEAKENRVPASDEVGTKRIRLDSEAST